A single Pan paniscus chromosome 21, NHGRI_mPanPan1-v2.0_pri, whole genome shotgun sequence DNA region contains:
- the ADAM33 gene encoding disintegrin and metalloproteinase domain-containing protein 33 isoform X30 — protein sequence MGWRPRRARGTPLLLLLLLLLLWPVPSAGVLQGHIPGQPVTPHWVLDGQPWRAVSLEEPVSKPDMGLVALEAEGQELLLELEKNHRLLAPGYIETHYSPDGQPVVLAPNHTDHCHYQGRVRGFPDSWVVLCTCSGMSGLITLSRNASYYLRPWPPRGSKDFSTHKIFRMEQLLTWKGACGHRDPGNKAGMTSLPGGPQSRDRREALRTRKYLELYIVADHTLFLTRHRNLNHTKQRLLEVANYVDQLLRTLDIQVVLAGLEVWTERDRSRVTQDANATLWAFLQWRRGLWAQRPHDSAQLLTGRAFQGATVGLAPVEGMCRAESSGGVSTDHSELPIGAAATMAHEIGHSLGLSHDPDGCCVEAAAESGGCVMAAATGHPFPRVFSACSRRQLRAFFRKGGGACLSNAPDPGLPVPPALCGNGFVEAGEECDCGSGQECRDLCCFAHNCSLRPGAQCAHGDCCVHCLLKPAGALCRQAMGDCDLPEFCTGTSSHCPPDVYLLDGSPCARGSGYCWDGACPTLEQQCQQLWGPGSHPAPEACFQVVNSAGDAHGNCGQDSEGHFLPCAGRDALCGKLQCQGGKPSLLTPHMVPVDSTVHLDGHKVTCRGALALPSAQLDLLGLGLVEPGTQCGPRMVCNSNHNCHCAPGWAPPFCDKPGFGGSMDSGPVQAENHDTFLLAMLLSVLLPLLPGAGLAWCCYRLPGAHLQRCSWGCRRDPACSGPKDGPHRDHPLGGIHPMELGPTATGQPWPLDPENSHEPSSHPEKPLPAVSPDPQADQVQMPRSCLW from the exons ATGGGCTGGAGGCCCCGGAGAGCTCGGGGGACCccgttgctgctgctgctactactgcTGCTGCTCTGGCCAGTGCCAAGCGCCGGGGTGCTTCAAG GACATATCCCTGGGCAGCCAGTCACCCCGCACTGGGTCCTGGATGGACAACCCTGGCGCGCCGTCAGCCTGGAGGAGCCG GTCTCGAAGCCAGACATGGGGCTGGTGGCCCTGGAGGCTGAAGGCCAGGAGCTCCTGCTTGAGCTGGAGAAGAACCA CAGGCTGCTGGCCCCAGGATACATAGAAACCCACTACAGCCCAGATGGGCAGCCAGTGGTGCTGGCCCCCAACCACACG GATCATTGCCACTACCAAGGGCGAGTAAGGGGCTTCCCCGACTCCTGGGTAGTCCTCTGCACCTGCTCTGGGATGAG TGGCCTGATCACCCTCAGCAGGAATGCCAGCTATTATCTGCGTCCCTGGCCACCCCGGGGCTCCAAGGACTTCTCAACCCACAAGATCTTTCGGATGGAGCAGCTGCTCACCTGGAAAGGAGCCTGTGGCCACAGGGATCCTGGGAACAAAGCGGGCATGACCAGCCTTCCTGGTGGTCCCCAGAGCAGG GACAGGCGAGAAGCGCTCAGGACCCGGAAGTACCTGGAACTGTACATTGTGGCAGACCACACCCTG TTCTTGACTCGGCACCGAAACTTGAACCACACCAAACAGCGTCTCCTGGAAGTCGCCAACTACGTGGACCAG CTTCTCAGGACTCTGGACATTCAGGTGGTGCTGGCCGGCCTGGAAGTGTGGACCGAGCGGGACCGCAGCCGCGTCACGCAGGACGCCAACGCCACGCTCTGGGCCTTCCTGCAGTGGCGCCGGGGGCTGTGGGCGCAGCGGCCCCACGACTCCGCGCAGCTGCTCAC GGGCCGCGCCTTCCAGGGCGCCACAGTGGGCCTGGCGCCCGTCGAGGGCATGTGCCGCGCCGAGAGCTCGGGAGGCGTGAGCACG GACCACTCGGAGCTCCCCATTGGCGCCGCAGCCACCATGGCCCATGAGATCGGCCACAGCCTCGGCCTCAGCCACGACCCCGACGGCTGCTGCGTGGAGGCTGCGGCCGAGTCCGGAGGCTGCGTCATGGCTGCGGCCACCGG GCACCCGTTTCCGCGCGTGTTCAGCGCCTGCAGCCGCCGCCAGCTGCGCGCCTTCTTCCGCAAGGGGGGCGGCGCTTGCCTCTCCAATGCCCCGGACCCCGGACTCCCGGTGCCGCCGGCGCTCTGCGGGAACGGCTTCGTGGAAGCGGGCGAGGAGTGTGACTGCGGCTCTGGCCAG GAGTGCCGCGACCTCTGCTGCTTTGCTCACAACTGCTCGCTGCGCCCGGGGGCCCAGTGCGCCCACGGAGACTGCTGCGTGCACTGCCTG CTGAAGCCGGCTGGAGCGCTGTGCCGCCAGGCCATGGGTGACTGTGACCTCCCTGAGTTTTGCACGGGCACCTCCTCCCACTGTCCCCCAGACGTTTACCTACTGGACGGCTCACCCTGTGCCAGGGGCAGTGGCTACTGCTGGGATGGCGCATGTCCCACGCTGGAGCAGCAGTGCCAGCAGCTCTGGGGGCCTG GCTCCCATCCAGCTCCCGAGGCCTGTTTCCAGGTGGTGAACTCTGCGGGAGATGCTCATGGAAACTGCGGCCAGGACAGCGAGGGCCACTTCCTGCCCTGTGCAGGGAG GGATGCCCTGTGTGGGAAGCTGCAGTGCCAGGGTGGAAAGCCCAGCCTGCTCACACCGCACATGGTGCCAGTGGACTCTACCGTTCACCTAGATGGCCACAAAGTGACCTGTCGGGGAGCCTTGGCACTCCCCAGTGCCCAGCTGGACCTGCTTGGCCTGGGCCTGGTAGAGCCAGGCACCCAGTGTGGACCTAGAATG GTTTGCAATAGCAACCATAactgccactgtgctccaggctgggctcCACCCTTCTGTGACAAGCCAGGCTTTGGTGGCAGCATGGACAGTGGCCCTGTGCAGGCTGAAA ACCATGACACCTTCCTGCTGGCCATGCTCCTCAGCGTCCTGCTGCCTCTGCTCCCAGGGGCCGGCCTGGCCTGGTGTTGCTACCGACTCCCAGGAGCCCATCTGCAGCGatgcagctggggctgcaggaggGACCCTGCGTGCAGTGG CCCCAAAGATGGCCCACACAGGGACCACCCCCTGGGCGGCATTCACCCCATGGAGTTGGGCCCCACAGCCACTGGACAGCCCTGGCCCCTGG ACCCTGAGAACTCTCATGAGCCCAGCAGCCACCCTGAGAAGCCTCTGCCAGCAGTCTCGCCTGACCCCCAAG CAGATCAAGTCCAGATGCCAAGATCCTGCCTCTGGTGA
- the ADAM33 gene encoding disintegrin and metalloproteinase domain-containing protein 33 isoform X15, producing MGWRPRRARGTPLLLLLLLLLLWPVPSAGVLQGHIPGQPVTPHWVLDGQPWRAVSLEEPVSKPDMGLVALEAEGQELLLELEKNHRLLAPGYIETHYSPDGQPVVLAPNHTDHCHYQGRVRGFPDSWVVLCTCSGMSGLITLSRNASYYLRPWPPRGSKDFSTHKIFRMEQLLTWKGACGHRDPGNKAGMTSLPGGPQSRDRREALRTRKYLELYIVADHTLFLTRHRNLNHTKQRLLEVANYVDQLLRTLDIQVVLAGLEVWTERDRSRVTQDANATLWAFLQWRRGLWAQRPHDSAQLLTGRAFQGATVGLAPVEGMCRAESSGGVSTVSPAGGGEGRDRRLYGRSDRPPTAPQDHSELPIGAAATMAHEIGHSLGLSHDPDGCCVEAAAESGGCVMAAATGHPFPRVFSACSRRQLRAFFRKGGGACLSNAPDPGLPVPPALCGNGFVEAGEECDCGSGQECRDLCCFAHNCSLRPGAQCAHGDCCVHCLLKPAGALCRQAMGDCDLPEFCTGTSSHCPPDVYLLDGSPCARGSGYCWDGACPTLEQQCQQLWGPGSHPAPEACFQVVNSAGDAHGNCGQDSEGHFLPCAGRDALCGKLQCQGGKPSLLTPHMVPVDSTVHLDGHKVTCRGALALPSAQLDLLGLGLVEPGTQCGPRMVCQSRRCRKNAFQELQRCLTACHSHGVCNSNHNCHCAPGWAPPFCDKPGFGGSMDSGPVQAENHDTFLLAMLLSVLLPLLPGAGLAWCCYRLPGAHLQRCSWGCRRDPACSGPKDGPHRDHPLGGIHPMELGPTATGQPWPLDPENSHEPSSHPEKPLPAVSPDPQDQVQMPRSCLW from the exons ATGGGCTGGAGGCCCCGGAGAGCTCGGGGGACCccgttgctgctgctgctactactgcTGCTGCTCTGGCCAGTGCCAAGCGCCGGGGTGCTTCAAG GACATATCCCTGGGCAGCCAGTCACCCCGCACTGGGTCCTGGATGGACAACCCTGGCGCGCCGTCAGCCTGGAGGAGCCG GTCTCGAAGCCAGACATGGGGCTGGTGGCCCTGGAGGCTGAAGGCCAGGAGCTCCTGCTTGAGCTGGAGAAGAACCA CAGGCTGCTGGCCCCAGGATACATAGAAACCCACTACAGCCCAGATGGGCAGCCAGTGGTGCTGGCCCCCAACCACACG GATCATTGCCACTACCAAGGGCGAGTAAGGGGCTTCCCCGACTCCTGGGTAGTCCTCTGCACCTGCTCTGGGATGAG TGGCCTGATCACCCTCAGCAGGAATGCCAGCTATTATCTGCGTCCCTGGCCACCCCGGGGCTCCAAGGACTTCTCAACCCACAAGATCTTTCGGATGGAGCAGCTGCTCACCTGGAAAGGAGCCTGTGGCCACAGGGATCCTGGGAACAAAGCGGGCATGACCAGCCTTCCTGGTGGTCCCCAGAGCAGG GACAGGCGAGAAGCGCTCAGGACCCGGAAGTACCTGGAACTGTACATTGTGGCAGACCACACCCTG TTCTTGACTCGGCACCGAAACTTGAACCACACCAAACAGCGTCTCCTGGAAGTCGCCAACTACGTGGACCAG CTTCTCAGGACTCTGGACATTCAGGTGGTGCTGGCCGGCCTGGAAGTGTGGACCGAGCGGGACCGCAGCCGCGTCACGCAGGACGCCAACGCCACGCTCTGGGCCTTCCTGCAGTGGCGCCGGGGGCTGTGGGCGCAGCGGCCCCACGACTCCGCGCAGCTGCTCAC GGGCCGCGCCTTCCAGGGCGCCACAGTGGGCCTGGCGCCCGTCGAGGGCATGTGCCGCGCCGAGAGCTCGGGAGGCGTGAGCACGGTGAGCCCCGCGGGCGGGGGCGAGGGGAGAGACAGGAGACTCTACGGCCGCAGTGACCGCCCTCCCACGGCCCCGCAGGACCACTCGGAGCTCCCCATTGGCGCCGCAGCCACCATGGCCCATGAGATCGGCCACAGCCTCGGCCTCAGCCACGACCCCGACGGCTGCTGCGTGGAGGCTGCGGCCGAGTCCGGAGGCTGCGTCATGGCTGCGGCCACCGG GCACCCGTTTCCGCGCGTGTTCAGCGCCTGCAGCCGCCGCCAGCTGCGCGCCTTCTTCCGCAAGGGGGGCGGCGCTTGCCTCTCCAATGCCCCGGACCCCGGACTCCCGGTGCCGCCGGCGCTCTGCGGGAACGGCTTCGTGGAAGCGGGCGAGGAGTGTGACTGCGGCTCTGGCCAG GAGTGCCGCGACCTCTGCTGCTTTGCTCACAACTGCTCGCTGCGCCCGGGGGCCCAGTGCGCCCACGGAGACTGCTGCGTGCACTGCCTG CTGAAGCCGGCTGGAGCGCTGTGCCGCCAGGCCATGGGTGACTGTGACCTCCCTGAGTTTTGCACGGGCACCTCCTCCCACTGTCCCCCAGACGTTTACCTACTGGACGGCTCACCCTGTGCCAGGGGCAGTGGCTACTGCTGGGATGGCGCATGTCCCACGCTGGAGCAGCAGTGCCAGCAGCTCTGGGGGCCTG GCTCCCATCCAGCTCCCGAGGCCTGTTTCCAGGTGGTGAACTCTGCGGGAGATGCTCATGGAAACTGCGGCCAGGACAGCGAGGGCCACTTCCTGCCCTGTGCAGGGAG GGATGCCCTGTGTGGGAAGCTGCAGTGCCAGGGTGGAAAGCCCAGCCTGCTCACACCGCACATGGTGCCAGTGGACTCTACCGTTCACCTAGATGGCCACAAAGTGACCTGTCGGGGAGCCTTGGCACTCCCCAGTGCCCAGCTGGACCTGCTTGGCCTGGGCCTGGTAGAGCCAGGCACCCAGTGTGGACCTAGAATG GTGTGCCAGAGCAGGCGCTGCAGGAAGAATGCCTTCCAGGAGCTTCAGCGCTGTCTGACTGCCTGCCACAGCCACGGG GTTTGCAATAGCAACCATAactgccactgtgctccaggctgggctcCACCCTTCTGTGACAAGCCAGGCTTTGGTGGCAGCATGGACAGTGGCCCTGTGCAGGCTGAAA ACCATGACACCTTCCTGCTGGCCATGCTCCTCAGCGTCCTGCTGCCTCTGCTCCCAGGGGCCGGCCTGGCCTGGTGTTGCTACCGACTCCCAGGAGCCCATCTGCAGCGatgcagctggggctgcaggaggGACCCTGCGTGCAGTGG CCCCAAAGATGGCCCACACAGGGACCACCCCCTGGGCGGCATTCACCCCATGGAGTTGGGCCCCACAGCCACTGGACAGCCCTGGCCCCTGG ACCCTGAGAACTCTCATGAGCCCAGCAGCCACCCTGAGAAGCCTCTGCCAGCAGTCTCGCCTGACCCCCAAG ATCAAGTCCAGATGCCAAGATCCTGCCTCTGGTGA
- the ADAM33 gene encoding disintegrin and metalloproteinase domain-containing protein 33 isoform X14 → MGWRPRRARGTPLLLLLLLLLLWPVPSAGVLQGHIPGQPVTPHWVLDGQPWRAVSLEEPVSKPDMGLVALEAEGQELLLELEKNHRLLAPGYIETHYSPDGQPVVLAPNHTDHCHYQGRVRGFPDSWVVLCTCSGMSGLITLSRNASYYLRPWPPRGSKDFSTHKIFRMEQLLTWKGACGHRDPGNKAGMTSLPGGPQSRDRREALRTRKYLELYIVADHTLFLTRHRNLNHTKQRLLEVANYVDQLLRTLDIQVVLAGLEVWTERDRSRVTQDANATLWAFLQWRRGLWAQRPHDSAQLLTGRAFQGATVGLAPVEGMCRAESSGGVSTVSPAGGGEGRDRRLYGRSDRPPTAPQDHSELPIGAAATMAHEIGHSLGLSHDPDGCCVEAAAESGGCVMAAATGHPFPRVFSACSRRQLRAFFRKGGGACLSNAPDPGLPVPPALCGNGFVEAGEECDCGSGQECRDLCCFAHNCSLRPGAQCAHGDCCVHCLLKPAGALCRQAMGDCDLPEFCTGTSSHCPPDVYLLDGSPCARGSGYCWDGACPTLEQQCQQLWGPGSHPAPEACFQVVNSAGDAHGNCGQDSEGHFLPCAGRDALCGKLQCQGGKPSLLTPHMVPVDSTVHLDGHKVTCRGALALPSAQLDLLGLGLVEPGTQCGPRMVCQSRRCRKNAFQELQRCLTACHSHGVCNSNHNCHCAPGWAPPFCDKPGFGGSMDSGPVQAENHDTFLLAMLLSVLLPLLPGAGLAWCCYRLPGAHLQRCSWGCRRDPACSGPKDGPHRDHPLGGIHPMELGPTATGQPWPLDPENSHEPSSHPEKPLPAVSPDPQADQVQMPRSCLW, encoded by the exons ATGGGCTGGAGGCCCCGGAGAGCTCGGGGGACCccgttgctgctgctgctactactgcTGCTGCTCTGGCCAGTGCCAAGCGCCGGGGTGCTTCAAG GACATATCCCTGGGCAGCCAGTCACCCCGCACTGGGTCCTGGATGGACAACCCTGGCGCGCCGTCAGCCTGGAGGAGCCG GTCTCGAAGCCAGACATGGGGCTGGTGGCCCTGGAGGCTGAAGGCCAGGAGCTCCTGCTTGAGCTGGAGAAGAACCA CAGGCTGCTGGCCCCAGGATACATAGAAACCCACTACAGCCCAGATGGGCAGCCAGTGGTGCTGGCCCCCAACCACACG GATCATTGCCACTACCAAGGGCGAGTAAGGGGCTTCCCCGACTCCTGGGTAGTCCTCTGCACCTGCTCTGGGATGAG TGGCCTGATCACCCTCAGCAGGAATGCCAGCTATTATCTGCGTCCCTGGCCACCCCGGGGCTCCAAGGACTTCTCAACCCACAAGATCTTTCGGATGGAGCAGCTGCTCACCTGGAAAGGAGCCTGTGGCCACAGGGATCCTGGGAACAAAGCGGGCATGACCAGCCTTCCTGGTGGTCCCCAGAGCAGG GACAGGCGAGAAGCGCTCAGGACCCGGAAGTACCTGGAACTGTACATTGTGGCAGACCACACCCTG TTCTTGACTCGGCACCGAAACTTGAACCACACCAAACAGCGTCTCCTGGAAGTCGCCAACTACGTGGACCAG CTTCTCAGGACTCTGGACATTCAGGTGGTGCTGGCCGGCCTGGAAGTGTGGACCGAGCGGGACCGCAGCCGCGTCACGCAGGACGCCAACGCCACGCTCTGGGCCTTCCTGCAGTGGCGCCGGGGGCTGTGGGCGCAGCGGCCCCACGACTCCGCGCAGCTGCTCAC GGGCCGCGCCTTCCAGGGCGCCACAGTGGGCCTGGCGCCCGTCGAGGGCATGTGCCGCGCCGAGAGCTCGGGAGGCGTGAGCACGGTGAGCCCCGCGGGCGGGGGCGAGGGGAGAGACAGGAGACTCTACGGCCGCAGTGACCGCCCTCCCACGGCCCCGCAGGACCACTCGGAGCTCCCCATTGGCGCCGCAGCCACCATGGCCCATGAGATCGGCCACAGCCTCGGCCTCAGCCACGACCCCGACGGCTGCTGCGTGGAGGCTGCGGCCGAGTCCGGAGGCTGCGTCATGGCTGCGGCCACCGG GCACCCGTTTCCGCGCGTGTTCAGCGCCTGCAGCCGCCGCCAGCTGCGCGCCTTCTTCCGCAAGGGGGGCGGCGCTTGCCTCTCCAATGCCCCGGACCCCGGACTCCCGGTGCCGCCGGCGCTCTGCGGGAACGGCTTCGTGGAAGCGGGCGAGGAGTGTGACTGCGGCTCTGGCCAG GAGTGCCGCGACCTCTGCTGCTTTGCTCACAACTGCTCGCTGCGCCCGGGGGCCCAGTGCGCCCACGGAGACTGCTGCGTGCACTGCCTG CTGAAGCCGGCTGGAGCGCTGTGCCGCCAGGCCATGGGTGACTGTGACCTCCCTGAGTTTTGCACGGGCACCTCCTCCCACTGTCCCCCAGACGTTTACCTACTGGACGGCTCACCCTGTGCCAGGGGCAGTGGCTACTGCTGGGATGGCGCATGTCCCACGCTGGAGCAGCAGTGCCAGCAGCTCTGGGGGCCTG GCTCCCATCCAGCTCCCGAGGCCTGTTTCCAGGTGGTGAACTCTGCGGGAGATGCTCATGGAAACTGCGGCCAGGACAGCGAGGGCCACTTCCTGCCCTGTGCAGGGAG GGATGCCCTGTGTGGGAAGCTGCAGTGCCAGGGTGGAAAGCCCAGCCTGCTCACACCGCACATGGTGCCAGTGGACTCTACCGTTCACCTAGATGGCCACAAAGTGACCTGTCGGGGAGCCTTGGCACTCCCCAGTGCCCAGCTGGACCTGCTTGGCCTGGGCCTGGTAGAGCCAGGCACCCAGTGTGGACCTAGAATG GTGTGCCAGAGCAGGCGCTGCAGGAAGAATGCCTTCCAGGAGCTTCAGCGCTGTCTGACTGCCTGCCACAGCCACGGG GTTTGCAATAGCAACCATAactgccactgtgctccaggctgggctcCACCCTTCTGTGACAAGCCAGGCTTTGGTGGCAGCATGGACAGTGGCCCTGTGCAGGCTGAAA ACCATGACACCTTCCTGCTGGCCATGCTCCTCAGCGTCCTGCTGCCTCTGCTCCCAGGGGCCGGCCTGGCCTGGTGTTGCTACCGACTCCCAGGAGCCCATCTGCAGCGatgcagctggggctgcaggaggGACCCTGCGTGCAGTGG CCCCAAAGATGGCCCACACAGGGACCACCCCCTGGGCGGCATTCACCCCATGGAGTTGGGCCCCACAGCCACTGGACAGCCCTGGCCCCTGG ACCCTGAGAACTCTCATGAGCCCAGCAGCCACCCTGAGAAGCCTCTGCCAGCAGTCTCGCCTGACCCCCAAG CAGATCAAGTCCAGATGCCAAGATCCTGCCTCTGGTGA
- the ADAM33 gene encoding disintegrin and metalloproteinase domain-containing protein 33 isoform X4, whose product MGWRPRRARGTPLLLLLLLLLLWPVPSAGVLQGHIPGQPVTPHWVLDGQPWRAVSLEEPVSKPDMGLVALEAEGQELLLELEKNHRLLAPGYIETHYSPDGQPVVLAPNHTDHCHYQGRVRGFPDSWVVLCTCSGMSGLITLSRNASYYLRPWPPRGSKDFSTHKIFRMEQLLTWKGACGHRDPGNKAGMTSLPGGPQSRDRREALRTRKYLELYIVADHTLFLTRHRNLNHTKQRLLEVANYVDQLLRTLDIQVVLAGLEVWTERDRSRVTQDANATLWAFLQWRRGLWAQRPHDSAQLLTGRAFQGATVGLAPVEGMCRAESSGGVSTVSPAGGGEGRDRRLYGRSDRPPTAPQDHSELPIGAAATMAHEIGHSLGLSHDPDGCCVEAAAESGGCVMAAATGHPFPRVFSACSRRQLRAFFRKGGGACLSNAPDPGLPVPPALCGNGFVEAGEECDCGSGQVKSARPAPTCPLRSGLGRCAVTWSLLAFLVPGVPRPLLLCSQLLAAPGGPVRPRRLLRALPGSPVGCWAWVGLAPPAPSRALDMDLSLHVASLCLPHHPSPAQLKPAGALCRQAMGDCDLPEFCTGTSSHCPPDVYLLDGSPCARGSGYCWDGACPTLEQQCQQLWGPGSHPAPEACFQVVNSAGDAHGNCGQDSEGHFLPCAGRDALCGKLQCQGGKPSLLTPHMVPVDSTVHLDGHKVTCRGALALPSAQLDLLGLGLVEPGTQCGPRMVCQSRRCRKNAFQELQRCLTACHSHGVCNSNHNCHCAPGWAPPFCDKPGFGGSMDSGPVQAENHDTFLLAMLLSVLLPLLPGAGLAWCCYRLPGAHLQRCSWGCRRDPACSGPKDGPHRDHPLGGIHPMELGPTATGQPWPLDPENSHEPSSHPEKPLPAVSPDPQADQVQMPRSCLW is encoded by the exons ATGGGCTGGAGGCCCCGGAGAGCTCGGGGGACCccgttgctgctgctgctactactgcTGCTGCTCTGGCCAGTGCCAAGCGCCGGGGTGCTTCAAG GACATATCCCTGGGCAGCCAGTCACCCCGCACTGGGTCCTGGATGGACAACCCTGGCGCGCCGTCAGCCTGGAGGAGCCG GTCTCGAAGCCAGACATGGGGCTGGTGGCCCTGGAGGCTGAAGGCCAGGAGCTCCTGCTTGAGCTGGAGAAGAACCA CAGGCTGCTGGCCCCAGGATACATAGAAACCCACTACAGCCCAGATGGGCAGCCAGTGGTGCTGGCCCCCAACCACACG GATCATTGCCACTACCAAGGGCGAGTAAGGGGCTTCCCCGACTCCTGGGTAGTCCTCTGCACCTGCTCTGGGATGAG TGGCCTGATCACCCTCAGCAGGAATGCCAGCTATTATCTGCGTCCCTGGCCACCCCGGGGCTCCAAGGACTTCTCAACCCACAAGATCTTTCGGATGGAGCAGCTGCTCACCTGGAAAGGAGCCTGTGGCCACAGGGATCCTGGGAACAAAGCGGGCATGACCAGCCTTCCTGGTGGTCCCCAGAGCAGG GACAGGCGAGAAGCGCTCAGGACCCGGAAGTACCTGGAACTGTACATTGTGGCAGACCACACCCTG TTCTTGACTCGGCACCGAAACTTGAACCACACCAAACAGCGTCTCCTGGAAGTCGCCAACTACGTGGACCAG CTTCTCAGGACTCTGGACATTCAGGTGGTGCTGGCCGGCCTGGAAGTGTGGACCGAGCGGGACCGCAGCCGCGTCACGCAGGACGCCAACGCCACGCTCTGGGCCTTCCTGCAGTGGCGCCGGGGGCTGTGGGCGCAGCGGCCCCACGACTCCGCGCAGCTGCTCAC GGGCCGCGCCTTCCAGGGCGCCACAGTGGGCCTGGCGCCCGTCGAGGGCATGTGCCGCGCCGAGAGCTCGGGAGGCGTGAGCACGGTGAGCCCCGCGGGCGGGGGCGAGGGGAGAGACAGGAGACTCTACGGCCGCAGTGACCGCCCTCCCACGGCCCCGCAGGACCACTCGGAGCTCCCCATTGGCGCCGCAGCCACCATGGCCCATGAGATCGGCCACAGCCTCGGCCTCAGCCACGACCCCGACGGCTGCTGCGTGGAGGCTGCGGCCGAGTCCGGAGGCTGCGTCATGGCTGCGGCCACCGG GCACCCGTTTCCGCGCGTGTTCAGCGCCTGCAGCCGCCGCCAGCTGCGCGCCTTCTTCCGCAAGGGGGGCGGCGCTTGCCTCTCCAATGCCCCGGACCCCGGACTCCCGGTGCCGCCGGCGCTCTGCGGGAACGGCTTCGTGGAAGCGGGCGAGGAGTGTGACTGCGGCTCTGGCCAGGTTAAGTCGGCTCGCCCGGCCCCCACTTGCCCTCTCCGCTCAGGTCTGGGGCGCTGCGCCGTCACCTGGTCCCTTCTTGCCTTTCTGGTCCCAGGAGTGCCGCGACCTCTGCTGCTTTGCTCACAACTGCTCGCTGCGCCCGGGGGCCCAGTGCGCCCACGGAGACTGCTGCGTGCACTGCCTG GTTCCCCCGTTGGGTGCTGGGCTTGGGTAGGCCTGGCTCCCCCAGCTCCGAGCCGCGCTCTGGACATGGACCTCTCACTGCACGTGgcctctctctgccttccccaCCACCCGTCACCTGCGCAGCTGAAGCCGGCTGGAGCGCTGTGCCGCCAGGCCATGGGTGACTGTGACCTCCCTGAGTTTTGCACGGGCACCTCCTCCCACTGTCCCCCAGACGTTTACCTACTGGACGGCTCACCCTGTGCCAGGGGCAGTGGCTACTGCTGGGATGGCGCATGTCCCACGCTGGAGCAGCAGTGCCAGCAGCTCTGGGGGCCTG GCTCCCATCCAGCTCCCGAGGCCTGTTTCCAGGTGGTGAACTCTGCGGGAGATGCTCATGGAAACTGCGGCCAGGACAGCGAGGGCCACTTCCTGCCCTGTGCAGGGAG GGATGCCCTGTGTGGGAAGCTGCAGTGCCAGGGTGGAAAGCCCAGCCTGCTCACACCGCACATGGTGCCAGTGGACTCTACCGTTCACCTAGATGGCCACAAAGTGACCTGTCGGGGAGCCTTGGCACTCCCCAGTGCCCAGCTGGACCTGCTTGGCCTGGGCCTGGTAGAGCCAGGCACCCAGTGTGGACCTAGAATG GTGTGCCAGAGCAGGCGCTGCAGGAAGAATGCCTTCCAGGAGCTTCAGCGCTGTCTGACTGCCTGCCACAGCCACGGG GTTTGCAATAGCAACCATAactgccactgtgctccaggctgggctcCACCCTTCTGTGACAAGCCAGGCTTTGGTGGCAGCATGGACAGTGGCCCTGTGCAGGCTGAAA ACCATGACACCTTCCTGCTGGCCATGCTCCTCAGCGTCCTGCTGCCTCTGCTCCCAGGGGCCGGCCTGGCCTGGTGTTGCTACCGACTCCCAGGAGCCCATCTGCAGCGatgcagctggggctgcaggaggGACCCTGCGTGCAGTGG CCCCAAAGATGGCCCACACAGGGACCACCCCCTGGGCGGCATTCACCCCATGGAGTTGGGCCCCACAGCCACTGGACAGCCCTGGCCCCTGG ACCCTGAGAACTCTCATGAGCCCAGCAGCCACCCTGAGAAGCCTCTGCCAGCAGTCTCGCCTGACCCCCAAG CAGATCAAGTCCAGATGCCAAGATCCTGCCTCTGGTGA